In Juglans microcarpa x Juglans regia isolate MS1-56 chromosome 7D, Jm3101_v1.0, whole genome shotgun sequence, the following are encoded in one genomic region:
- the LOC121240021 gene encoding serine carboxypeptidase-like 20: MAETSLIIYKVFLCFFFGFVVLTQSAPQTALITKIPGITDTLPSKHYSGYVTIDQSHGKNLFYYFVESERNATGDPVVLWLNGGPGCSSFDGFVYEHGPFNFEAAKTNGSLPQLHLNPYSWSKVSNIIYLDSPAGVGFSYSSNLTDYETGDLKTASDTHTFLLKWFELYPEFLSNPFFIAGESYAGIYVPTLANEVVKGIDAGIKPILNFKGYMVGNGVSDDKFDGNALVPFAHGMGLISDDLFEEVNSECKGNYYNPPLTDTCQSKLEKVDEDLEGLNIYDILEPCYHSPEIREVTTASIELPSSFHRLGETERPLAVRKRMFGRAWPLRAPVRDGIVPTWPQLANSNSVPCTDDEVATSWLNDQAVRKAIHAEEESVVGSWDLCTDKISYYHDAGSMIPYHKNLTSRGYRALIYSGDHDMCVPYTGSQAWTRSVGYKIVDEWRAWISNGQIAGYTQGYENNLTFLTIKGAGHTVPEYKPKEALDFYSRFLAGEPI; this comes from the exons ATGGCAGAAACTAGTCTTATCATCTACAAGGTTTTTCTGTGCTTCTTCTTCGGCTTTGTAGTTCTCACCCAATCCGCCCCACAGACTGCTCTTATTACCAAGATTCCTGGCATAACCGACACTCTCCCTTCCAAACACTACTCTGg ATATGTGACGATCGATCAAAGTCATGGTAAGAATCTGTTTTACTATTTCGTGGAATCCGAAAGGAACGCGACAGGGGATCCGGTGGTTCTATGGCTTAACGGCGGACCAGGTTGTTCCAGCTTCGACGGCTTTGTATACGAGCACG GCCCATTCAATTTCGAAGCAGCAAAGACAAATGGAAGCCTTCCCCAACTGCACCTCAATCCATACAGTTGGTCGAAG GTTTCCAACATCATATATTTGGATTCTCCGGCTGGTGTTGGGTTTTCATACTCTAGTAATCTAACAGATTATGAAACTGGTGACCTAAAGACAGCCTCCGATACACACACGTTTCTCCTCAAG TGGTTTGAGTTGTACCCGGAGTTCCTCTCCAACCCATTTTTTATTGCTGGAGAGTCATATGCAGGAATATATGTGCCGACTCTAGCTAATGAAGTAGTGAAAG gGATCGATGCTGGTATAAAGCCCATTCTGAATTTCAAG GGTTACATGGTGGGAAACGGAGTTTCAGATGATAAGTTTGATGGGAACGCTCTTGTTCCATTTGCACATGGGATGGGCCTGATCTCTGATGACCTATTTGAG GAAGTTAACAGTGAGTGTAAAGGAAACTACTATAATCCACCACTTACTGACACTTGTCAAAGCAAGCTTGAAAAAGTTGACGAG GACTTGGAAGGCTTAAACATATATGACATTTTAGAACCATGCTATCACAGCCCAGAAATAAGGGAGGTTACAACTGCTAGCATTGAGTTGCCATCCAGCTTCCACCGACTAGGTGAGACTGAGAGGCCTCTTGCTGTGAGGAAGAGGATGTTTGGTCGTGCCTGGCCTCTTAGAGCTCCTGTGAGAGATGGAATTGTTCCAACTTGGCCACAGCTTGCCAATAGCAACAGTGTTCCATGCACG gaTGATGAAGTTGCAACTTCATGGTTGAATGATCAAGCAGTCAGGAAAGCTATTCATGCTGAAGAG GAAAGCGTGGTGGGTAGTTGGGACTTATGTACAGACAAAATCTCATATTATCATGATGCTGGAAGCATGATCCCATACCACAAGAACCTTACCTCTAGAGGATATCGGGCACTTATATACAG TGGTGATCATGATATGTGTGTTCCATACACTGGGAGTCAGGCATGGACCAGATCGGTTGGATATAAGATTGTGGATGAATGGAGGGCTTGGATTTCCAATGGACAAATTGCTGG GTATACACAAGGGTATGAGAATAACCTCACCTTTTTAACCATAAAG GGAGCTGGACATACTGTTCCAGAATACAAACCAAAAGAGGCATTAGATTTTTATAGCCGGTTTTTGGCTGGAGAACCAATATGA
- the LOC121240018 gene encoding poly(A)-specific ribonuclease PARN-like has translation MYLDIEFKRESRRAMAALPYLLQRRFLCTKTHQKWSVKQVTKSNFQETLSEIKTDIADSDFIAVSLQRTGSVSAPWHRVLPFDLPDTAYSKAKRAAERFQLLQFAVCPFSIRSSKLLAHPYNFHLFPRDELKIGMPSYSFSCQTSYLTSMAREGFDFNTCIYDGISYLSRAQESAARVQIGNPMRITHVVKSSPNPTVADSVFIERIKLRVKHWRKSCKDSSTKSDEALVRSLRKIVLGSEEYGSRPCMNIDVCSERQVQLVLEMLEEFSDDLVPLIIPAKGGATQEVRVVLTSSKEDMVLFQNELQDLEEERNKKVRGFREVIDLISASQRPVVSHNSLNDFTFIHSKFLAPLPPNVDEFLSSLRSVFPHVINIQQLMKEILPLRNVTNIPTAISYLKDHFFAPIDVEILQQDAVNERKIHGHDVLRISLLFAKLCSILRIAPIQTDSKKLVPALEEYANILNPCSASSQESTDGEVRIGTNNTRKVSCKHLVFLWGFKHGMTAGMLKSFIQGSHDIFSEEFDLRLVDRSCAIVVFWKPGLSETFLNVMNSEEISGSLRELVSEGLRAACYGIYKKVSSLGIWEVDLARSLEKALEESESDCLQNTDSEANSLDVHWFSDSTINLDDL, from the exons ATGTATTTGGATATCGAGTTCAAGAGAGAGTCGCGACGAGCCATGGCGGCTCTGCCTTATTTGCTGCAGAGACGCTTCCTCTGCACCAAAACCCACCAGAAATGGAGCGTCAAACAAGTGACGAAGTCGAACTTCCAGGAAACTCTCTCGGAGATCAAGACCGACATCGCCGATTCCGACTTCATAGCCGTGTCGTTGCAGAGGACCGGCTCTGTTTCCGCGCCCTGGCACCGTGTCCTTCCATTCGACTTGCCCGACACTGCTTATTCCAAGGCCAAGCGGGCAGCCGAGCGCTTTCAGCTCCTCCAGTTCGCCGTCTGCCCCTTCTCCATTAGGTCTTCCAAGCTCCTCGCTCACCC ATATAACTTTCATTTGTTTCCTAGGGATGAACTGAAGATAGGGATGCCATCTTATAGTTTTTCATGTCAAACGTCATATTTGACGTCCATGGCTCGAGAAGGTTTTGATTTTAATACCTGCATATATGATG GCATATCATACTTATCTAGGGCACAAGAGTCAGCAGCTAGAGTTCAGATAGGGAATCCAATGCGTATCACTCATGTGGTGAAATCTTCTCCTAACCCAACTGTTGCGGATTCAGTTTTCATTGAGAGGATTAAATTACGGGTTAAGCATTGGAGAAAATCTTGTAAAGACTCGAGCACAAAATCTGATG AGGCTCTAGTGAGATCCCTAAGAAAAATTGTCTTAGGGAGTGAAGAGTATGGTTCAAGACCCTGCATGAACATAGATGTTTGCAGCGAACGTCAAGTTCAGCTTGTGCTAGAG ATGTTGGAAGAATTCTCTGATGACCTTGTTCCTTTAATAATCCCAGCAAAGGGTGGAGCAACCCAGGAAGTTCGTGTTGTTTTGACAAGTTCAAAAGAGGACATGGTTTTATTTCAG AATGAGCTTCAAGATCTCGAAGAGGAGCGGAACAAGAAAGTCCGTGGTTTTCGAGAGGTGATCGACTTGATTTCTGCTTCACAGAGACCTGTTGTCTCCCACAATTCCCTTAATG ATTTCACATTTATTCATTCAAAGTTCCTTGCTCCTTTACCTCCTAATGTAGATGAGTTCTTGTCCTCCTTGCGCTCAGTCTTCCCACATGTAATTAATATCCAACAACTGATGAAGGAAATTCTTCCTTTGAGAAATGTTACCAATATACCCACAGCTATTTCCTACTTAAAAGATCATTTCTTTGCACCTATCGATGTTGAAATTCTGCAGCAAG ATGCTGTAAATGAACGCAAGATTCATGGACATGATGTTCTAAGGATTTCTCTTTTGTTTGCAAAGCTATGCTCCATTCTGAGAATTGCTCCCATCCAAACTGATAGCAAAAAGTTGGTTCCAGCCCTCGAGGAGTATGCGAACATTTTGAATCCATGCTCTGCGAGTTCTCAAGAATCAACTGATGGCGAGGTTAGAATTGGGACAAACAATACAAGAAAAGTGAGCTGTAAGCATTTGGTTTTCTTGTGGGGATTTAAGCATGGGATGACCGCTGGAATGCTGAAAAGCTTCATCCAAGGGTCCCATGATATTTTCTCAGAAGAATTTGATCTTCGTTTAGTGGATAGGAGCTGTGCCATTGTTGTTTTCTGGAAACCTGGTCTGTCTGAAACTTTTCTAAACGTAATGAATAGCGAAGAGATTTCTGGATCTTTAAGGGAGCTGGTCTCGGAAGGCCTAAGAGCAGCATGTTATGGAATCTACAAGAAAGTAAGTAGTTTGGGAATATGGGAGGTAGATTTGGCAAGGTCCCTAGAAAAAGCTTTGGAGGAGTCGGAGTCTGACTGCCTTCAGAATACTGATTCTGAAGCAAATTCACTGGATGTGCACTGGTTTAGTGACTCTACCATTAACTTGGATGACCTCTGA